ATGTTAGTATATAGTATTCTAATGTATTAAATAAAGTTCTAGTGTATTTCAATATGTAGTATTCTAGTAGGTTCTAGTGTATTTCTGATTAATAGTTTCTATATTCTAGGCATCTATCTTATAAATAGATATCCTATTTATACTGTACACCTAACTTTTTCTCACAATACTATATACAATAGAAGTCGAAGTATTTTCATTAAAAGCAAGATGatttagtttattaatttttttattaaaatcaaacttaatagaaataaattaaactgaaattttaaattgatttcgttatttaatttgaataaaatacaAATGAAATGAAATTCAATCAATCAATCTAGATTGAATAAAATAGTGCTCATTCGTACCATATACATTTTGTATTCAATACGATAGTCGGAAAATTCTTGCCTAAATCTGGCGGATTTAAAGATAAAATGTCTGATAAAAAATTGTACGTAAAAATATtgacaaaaaagaaaattatatgtaaaataaaatgaaaatcacATGCGTGTATTTTGGACTTACCGTGGATTCTAAGACTAAATTGGCCCAagagtttatataaaaaataaagcatAAGCCCACCAAAAATATCTTATGATGATGGTAGTCCTTGCTCGTGTTGGTACACAACACTTTATGGACAGACCAATCACATTGGTCCACTTCCAAGATTTTTGGGAAACTTGAATTTATTGTCCACTCATTCCATGCTCATCTTTCTTTCTCTCATGGATATACAGTGCATGTGCATGTCCTCATCTTCTTCCTTCCTTGAGTCCCCCAAACTGAACAATAATTCCTGCGTGATTCCGCCATGGCTAAGAAATCACCCCACAAACAGCACAAACCTTTCCTTCAAGTACAAAATGTAGGAAGCAAACCTCCCTTTCCTATCACATACACTGCAATTCAATGATTCATATGTATAACTATcagtttcttttctcttcttctcagCTGCTGCTATTACGCTTGTGCCTGGAAATGCCAGCAGCAACAAGGCACATGGCTTGCTCGAAGACCCTTTATAACAAAGGCGAAGAAAGCTCCCATGGACTTGACTGAGGAGGAGCCTGCTGTGAAGGTAGCTGAGAAGAAAGGAACTATTGCCGGCGCAGTGGCTCTTATTATTGGCACAAGTATTGGTTCTGGGATACTTGCTCTTCCTAAGAAAGCTTCTCCTGCTGTAAATTTCTCCTTCCATTTTCTTGTTCAATAAGATTATGCATATTAACCTGacttgcttaagtaatatttaattcaaatagaAATAACTGATccaactaaataaatttaaattgaattttattttagttttgattttgaaaaattgaAGTCATTTCCGTTCAGTAGATTTTGaccaaaaatttgataaattaagtGAATTGttatttttgaattattttgtaTACATAAAGTTTTTGttgttttcaatttaaaattggttattttttcttgtttataccttttaatagttattattaataaaaaaaattaaagttaaaatactttaattaaataataaaatagtctagacaatttaattcaatttaattttttctctaattcgatttaattcagtttcaacaaatttttaaaatttaatttttaatttactcgattcgattcggttttgaatTGAATCGGCCGAATACAAACACCTAAATTgatgaaatataaaattgattaacTGTGGTTCACATTGCAGGGCATTATCCCAAGTTCAATAgctgttatagtatgttggggTTTTCTCCTAGTTGAAGCACTATTGCTAATTGAAATCAATGTGGGTTTGATgagaaagaagaggaaaagagaaGATGAAGTTGAATTAGATGTCATATCAATTAGGACTATGGCTCAAGAGACACTAGGAGATTTTGGTGGAACTTTAGCCACTGTGATCTATGTTTTCTTAGGCTACACATCAATGATTGCATACAGTTCAAAATCTGGGGAGGTCCTTTTCCATTTAATCAATATTCCTGAATCAATCTCAGGGGGCTTGTTCACAGCTTTGTTCACAATTCTAATCTCCATTGGTGGCACTGCAGCCACTGATCAAGTCAACCAATGGCTCACTGTTTCTATGATTGGTAATCCTGCAAGTAACAAGTTACCatatataaatgaaatttttagtaTCGCCATCTCATATGAATGCTAACAATCAAAGAATTGATGCACAGGTTTGCTGCTAGCTATTGAGGTAATAGCAGTTCTGTTTGGAGGGTGGTCAGGATTAGAAGGAAATGGAAACTGGGGAAAAATCCCAGCTACAGTTCCTGTAATAATCTTTTCTTTGGTCTATCATGACCTGGGACCTGGTAAACTATGCAAAAAATTGAAACAGTGAAAGTTTCCAGCTATAGAATACCTTCAAATTTATGATCAGTGATATGTTCTTGCAGTTCTTTGCGCTTATCTGGGTGGCGATCTGCCGCGACTGAGGGCTTCGGTTCTGCTTGGTAGCATAGTTCCATTATTGGCTGTGCTTGTTTGGAATGCAGTTGCCCTTGGTCTCTCAGCTCAGACTGATCAAGTTGATCCTATTGAATCGCTGATGAGGTAATCTAGACTGATCAAGTTGATCCCATTCAATGCACTATTTTCTTCAGCTTCATTGAAgaaatttattcatttttatttgatcTCTAAGTTAACTTTGACATCAGTGTGAGATGGAGTGGGGTCTCATATATGGTAGAGGCATTCTCACTTCTGGCAATAGGAACTTCACTAATTGGCACTCTCCTAGGCTTCTCTGAGTTTTTCAAGGAGCAGCTCAAGAATCTTTCATGGCATTCATCCACTACAAGAAATTTACAGGTAGCAGCTATTCTGTTTTCCGTCTCTACCAAATGCTGGAGCACACACTGATGGTTTAAGGACAATGTGGATTTGGTTTAGGTGAGTATTTTTCGATGGTCTAATATTATTAGAACACAATCCTAACGCAGGAACCAAGGAATCTAGATGGGTTGAGGGATTGGTGGGGAAGAAATAAAATCAGCTTCACAGCAATGTCAATAGTTGTTGTTCCTACACTTCTAGTTTCAACCACAGTTCCAGATGCCTTCTCTGCTGCTACAGCTATTGCCGTAAGTTAACTTTTTGTGCAGGCAAGAAACCTTTTAAGACCTTGAATTTCAAGGAAAATTTTGTGGGAGAATTACTATTAGATCCctgaatttttagaaaattaactAGTTGTCTGGAACAGGGAGGATACTGTATGACAATGCTGTATGGAATTCTTCCACCAGCCATGGCATGGGCAATGTATGACAGTGAAAGAGAGAACACCAGTGAAAATGGCCTATCAAGAGCAAGGCCTGCACTTGTTGGAGTAGGCATTTTTGCAAGTGGAATATTGGTGGAGCAAATATGGCAGGATTTCTCAGCCCTGCACTTCTGACAAGGATATCCAAACATCATTTTAATCAAAATAGATTACCTAGTTTGCAGTTAACTTGTAAATTTGTATATGCAACTGTTTCTGTCATTAATGGCAGATTTTTTGGGTTCACCCCATAAACTTTCTTCTAATTGGTTGAAGAAGGTTTGGTTCTAAATCTAATTGTTGGATTTAAttctaaatcaaatcaaatcgaattgaaataataaatgaaCTAAATCATAATAAACCAATAAACATTAACAATTTGTTTTTGCAGCAATTTTACTTGCTCTTAATTATAACTTAATAATaagctttttttttgtttatttgagaaaataatataaatattttcgtAAAATCAACgtatatattctaattttttaatttttgataattaaattataatttgacattaatcataattttaatcattatttaaaatcaattttgaccaaattgattttagataatctaaaatttatattccaatattttaaattattaggtAAAATAAtccaatttttttcaaaaaaatatgttTATAATTCAACCTTTACGCTCTGTTTGAAAGGAAATTTTTCAAGATAATAAAaggtttttataagtttaaaaactatgaaCTTATGTTTAGAAGGgagtaaaaatttttaaaaaacttccAAAAACTTTCAATTTCAACCTATTGAATTGGTGGATTAAAGAAGTTTTccctcgaaaatcttcaaatacTTTAAAAAATCTTCGGTTACATTCTTAGTTAGATACAATTTCTATTAATTGATCCACTGATAAAGTATAATTTTCGGTACAAATTCTAAATTATGCAACTTTTTGTACTTTAACTGTTCTACAAAACAATGCATTAAACAGCTTTTACAAACATAACAAACAATGGTAATATTAGAAAAGCATAATGATTCTATGCAAAAGAACAAATCACATTACCTTCAAACTGGCCAAGTTTCTAGgataatttatttcataaagGAACATGTCAAACAATACAGATTACAAATACTATTAGAGAAAGCTGAAATACATGTAATCTCACCAAGCCAGAATGCCAGTATTCAAACGGAAAAGGTTATATGCATAAAGACAGCATTTAAACACAGTTACCCTCTTTGGCTGGCAAAGGTCGTCCTAGTTCTTCACTGTTGTCGCATGCTTCAGAAGCATGTCTGCGACACCAGGGGATATTCTTGCTGCCTCTGTCTTGAGGTGATGAATCTTGGCCTCGGTTTCTTGCTCAAGCCGCTTCACATTAGCACCAGAATCCCCACTAGTCTGTTTAATGGGTATGGTTCAAGTCAGCCTTTGAGTAATAATATAGCAATGCAGATAAATTAGCTATCATATGATCCAAATTTGGATATGCTgtaaatttgataataaaaacctCCTCTCTCTCGAAATGCAACTCGAATATTTGATTGCAGAAAACTCAAATATATATCTGATTATGATTGTGGGCAACGGGTCTTGAAGCTGTTTGTGATGTGTGTGTTTGGGCGAGTTGAGGGAGAGGGAGAAGTGATGGCAACTAACTGAAATTACAATcaagaaggaaagaaaataagGCCTTTAGCATGGAGATAATTACAAGTATGACCATAACTCATGAGACCACAACgtaatttttactttttccaTTTTCATGAAATTATGTTGCAAATCACCATGAAACTGAATTTAGCAGGAACCTCCTGCCAGCCCCTATCCaccataacaaaataatatcgGTGATTTCTTTCAGCATTCTCACCTCTGCAAGTTTCCTCTGAAACTCAGCTTCCATATGAGCACGAAATGCAGCAATGTCCTTTTCAGCCTCTTCCTTGGCTTGTTTCAATCTAGCTATTTTTGCTGAATCGGGAAAGATACAGGAGAAAGTTAACATCAAGATCTCCACCAATGTGAAGAAACTTACCATCATTTTTTTTCtatgaaataaaaaatgagGGAGAAAAAAAGAACAATtccatcaaaattaaaattgaagaaCACTAACTTGAATTTGTGACTTGGTAGTTTTCACATCACTAAAATTTTTCCTGCAAGCCATATTTTTCCTGCCGCATATATAGGGTTGATATTTTTGCTTAGCATATAACAGGTTCTATGATTCATAAAAAGTAGATGATGGCAATAACTAAGGATTAGAAAGCTAATCACTCCTGGCTACCCTATTATTAACCAGCATCCTCTTTCAGCTTTCTAATACCCCATGGCAGCGTGGCCAGATATGAACACACACAAAAATAGTACTGTCATGCAGAGAATCCACGGCTAAGGATCAAGTAACATTCAACTTGCTACCAGGTTAGGTTATAGAGAATAAATGAACATAATAGGGTTCCATAAAAGAATAAATGCTTTCattatttcaaaagaaaacacaaaaaaaaGGAGTTTTGGAAGTGAAGGGAAGAGATGATTGAAATGAAACAGAACGATAAATGTTTCAATTATCAGTGAAAATGGAAATACTCACCATTTCTGGCAGCATTGACGATGTGCTGAGCTTCCTGTTCTGCAGCTAGCAGGAGTTGAATTCCAGTTTGACCCCTGCTGGCATCCATTCTTccacaaaatttgaatttctaaTGGAACATGAAAAACACAGTGTTGGTGCAAATGAAAATTACCATTAGAGAATATGAAGCTCTTCCAGTAACAGTAAAGTGGCTTGTGCAAGATTCAATCAACTGAACAATGTCAACAATAAAAGACTGCACATTTTTGGGGAGAACTTCAATTTCAGAACAGCCTGGGCACAAACATTAGCTATCCAAGGCATCCCCCCTGTACAAACTCTTTTAACACATAGCATCTAAAACTTCACCTCAGATGTTAAGTAAACTCAACACCCAAAAAACCAGACCCTTGCCAAatgttttgtttctttttttttttttttttttgcttcaaCAAAAGTAGTAGTTCTCAATTTGTTCTTTCACACATACCAGGTCAGTGTCTGACTCAGTAAATTGCACACTAAAATTAAAGCAACAAATAATGGTAAAATAGGGGGTGTGGCAAGATGATAACCTCTCATCCTAACAGGGACATGAGGGTATGGTGAGAAACTGAGAACAATCCCTAATGATGATGCAGACAGCTAAATGATTCTGCCTTCGCATATTCAATTATTGAAGTTCTTAAAAGGACAGGAAAATAGCATATTACAGGTATAACATGCAACCAAATATCGCAAGTAGAACATTAGAAAGCTCGAAAGCTATGAACCagcataaaaattgaaattttgaaatTCATGAAAAATTTACTTCTATCACGTTAGCGTGCTAGAACTGGAATTAATTTGCAGCTTTACTTGTCCTTGCTCTACTCAGTTAAGTTCAACTGAGCTTTAATAAAAAACTAGTTGGGTTTGCATCTTCAGTTAAATCAAGTACCCAAAGCAAATTAGaagcctcaaaccatcatattattttaaatctaCATTTAAGGaaattgaaatttcaaaaaGCCATTAATTGGTGTTTAAACCAGAAGAAGAACCATTGCTAAGATGAAGTATTTAATCTGTCAGATGAAAACGTCCAACAACAAAACCTGGAATAAAAAAGATTGAACAACAACCAGATCGTTACACACCATAATCTCACTGATCTAAGCCATCATCTCTTCTTAGTATTCAAAATCCACACATGAAACAGCGAATTCAGTAACATCCCAACTGAAAACAGTAAAGCACACTAAGCAAACTGACGAATTAGAACAACACTGAACCATCGAATTCTAGGCATACCCATCAAGATTTTCaccaataaactgaaaattagcATTCAGatttatattattgattgtGTAAATCGAAGATCATGAGATCAATAAAactaaacagagaaagagtagcaGGGGAAAATAATTAGCGTGTCTGATGTGATTAAGACAGGGCAACTCACCTAAAGAAGCGGTGCTGTGTTGGGTCCAAACTCCAAAGATCGGCGAGAAGAGGTTGATGAATAATGACTCGATAAGTTGATATGTGTCCTTGCTCTGTTGGAGACTTGCTCGAACCGAACGTCTTATTACAGGGAGCGGTAATTTTGTCGAAGCGTTGTTCAATTGCTAAAACAGACACAAAATTTCCTTAATTACAGCGCCGGCCAgacaggttttttttttttctttcatatatttattactaaaaaacctttagatattatattatatttaatttaatattctcGTAGTAATGTGgctaattgaaaattttgaatttaatattaaaaatttaaaattttggctaGAAATTAGGATTAACGCAAACAACAGCAATTTTCCAGTTAATAAGCTTTACTAAATCAGATGCAACCGCCAAACATTTTTTTTACCCTTTTTCAACATTAGAAAGCAAGACTTTAcagtttgaatgatttataaATTGGGTTTTCAACATTACGcaatacttaaaaatttttttattaattttaacttgaAATTTTCGATTACTTATTTGCTTTATAGATACTAAAGTTCTCTATTTAGCATTGATGGAGTCTAGTTTTTTGTCACATTCCGACATAGTAATAGCTTTAAAATCTCGCCTGCTTGATCTATCCTTTAAATTTGTGCATCAACAaggaaattttatataatatccaaattttatttaaaaaataatttattttttcactgaATTATAACTACTCGGAGCTAACATTTGTTTTATAACTTTTGCAGCTATATTAGACTGTCGTGTAATGTAATATTGTACaggttaaaaaaatataatttataatacccttgatattattatattaataatttaaagtctatttaaaattttttttatatattttaatcttttaatataatttgttagttaaattttaaatgaataactatttaatccttaatttttatcatttttaacaCTCTCACCCttctatttagaaaaaaaaaattaaaacaaccaTCTTCCATAAGAGAATTTTTGGTCTTTTCCTCTACATGTAAATGGatggaaaaaatattttatgaaattgaaatttatgaatatttttcatgagtttctaaaaatataaaaaaactagAACTATCAATAATAAATCAAAGGTTATTGCTAATATCGGTGCTTATGAtcattgaaaaatataatatgcaTGAAGGTTAGTGGGACTTGGATTAGAGACACGAGCGTgtaatattcaaaaaaaaatatttcatggtATAAATCAAATTCATCTAAAATTTGTAGTGCCTTATttccgaaaaaaaaaaaaagagtagccCCTTAAGGACGTGAGATTATTGCATCACAGGACTGACTTCACGTAGCAGCTGCTGCTAATTTACCCAGAAACTTGTCTGCGAGAAAATCCTCTGCAAATGACTAGCCTCGACATATACAATTAATTAGTTTCATGGATCTTATAACTCTCCACTTAATTAattctaattattattaatttaagggTAAactatttttacattttttaaaatatatctggtaattttaataagaatgttaaaataatttttcggAAAAGCAATTAACAAGAGTACCTTGATGCCGCTCAAGCTGAATTCACCATCATATTTAAACTTTTTGGTGCCAAAATCTGCTTTATGACAAGCTACTACCTGCATGATTATGAAGGTTTATTTTAAAACTGCAAAAGGATTTGCATTAATAAGCCAGCTTATAAAGTTTCATCAAAGCTCAGTCTCATGAGAGAGATTTGGGATATGGAGGACTCACTGTTGGAAAAACTTCAGTTATGCCAAATTGATTGCAAATGTTTCTTATATAAGATTCTTTTTTGCTAGTTTCCACATGGACAAAGAGAAGCTGCATAAaactcccaaaaaaaaaaattattaaatagaaaaaagcaatacattttaataaaatactgATAATTTTTCAATACCTTTCCTTTGAATGCTTTTTCTACCTCTTCAAATATGGATATAACATCCTGGAATTGTTGTGGAGCAAAAAGCCACAACTGATAATGAAATAAGAgaaacatatattttaattttttacataacCTGAgggaaattttgttttttttttaaaaaaaagaaaaacttattGTATATAAACCTCACCTGCTTTATGGGATTATTATAAATTCTTTGAGCATTGTCTAGAGTAAAAGGGATTACTGAAGGAAGCTTATGCTTGGAGACAAACTCACCCATCGCCAATCTTGTAAATTGACCTTCTGCAGGAAGAAGAACACCAAAATACCATAGGATTATTAACATGAagagaaaaacaattaaaaagataaacactaaataattaatttcgaTGAAAAATAGCAATTTGTAATATACTAACGTGACTAACCATAGGCAAAGTAGGTAGGAGTAAGACCCTCCCTTTTGAGCAGAACAAGAGAAGGGCGTTTGATTTGGTGGGAGAACAAGTTGCCAACATCAACATTAGTTTGATAAAACTTCACATCAACATGCACTTTTGATATCGCAGCAAGCTCCTCGCTATCTTCGCCCTgtgttataaataattattaataattaaattatgagcCAATTAACTAATAGAATTTATGTTATTGATATTGAAAtcgtttttaaaattgaattttttttaattttctttttttaattttaagagaaaaaaaattaaatttacttattgataattataataaaatcattatatataggtaggggtgagcatttggttggttcgattcaaaatcaaatcgaaccgaataaatcaaaaatcaaaattttagtatttataaaaatcaaaccgaaccgattttggtcaggaaccgaatcgaaccgaaccggtctgattcggttcgattcggttcggtttgatcagtttcgatttttaataatttttttattttttacactttatttttaatattttaaaatttaattaaaatattttaattttaatataatttaatttctctatattatattattgaaaataatatattattatcactaatcggttcggtttgatttttttaatttttttattaaaacgaATAGAAtcaaaataaccgaaatttttaaaattaaaaatcaagccgaactgaattgaataaaaaaccgaactgaattttaaaattaattcgattcgatcgattttttcagtttgaaccaaATACTGTCCAACCTGTATATGCGActattttaatacaaaaagaGAGTATATATGTTATTGAGAAATCACAATACCTCTAAAGAGTCCAGCATTCCCAAAACTGTGTTAGATTttgcttgtaatagtatagtttcTGCCTCTTCGATTGTGGTCACATTTTGAACAGAGATGTTTGTTATCCGATTCACCCAGTTAACAATAGCGTCCCTGTAGTGTAAGCAACCATTTATAAGTATTGTGTGATTTTTTTCTAAATCGATTTTATATGAATTCATAATCTAAAACTTTATTtaatattgattttaaaaataatgtgtaatattttaatttagttaaattatttttatttagcaATTCagataataaattatgaaaatttaattttataatatttgactAATCCTTATCAGAATAATTATCTGCTGTTAAAACAGTTAACttataatgaaataattttttaaattcatttttctaTTCAACTTTTATTTGATATTACAATAAGCAAGCCAATTACAGAAACTCACCTGGTCCGATTAGAGTCATAAAGAATCTTGTGAGATCCACCACCAATCAACAAATACAAAGTGGGCCACCCATCAACGTTGAACTTCACGGCCAACTCTCTCTCTTCAGAATCGATTTTTGCAAGAACGGCCTTACCCTTCAACATAGTAGCCGCCGCAGCATATTCCGGTGCCAATTTCCGACACCATTTGCACTCATGCAGATAAAAATTTATCATCACGTAATGATTTTCAGCAACGAAATCGCTAAAGTTGTTGTCCGTCAACACCACCACGTCCTTCTCGTCAACCGCTGGCCATATGTTCCCTGGCCTGAGCTTCCACGACCACTTCTGCCTGTAACGTTGGTTCCAGCCGGCGGAGTCCCTGTTATGGTAAATGAATGGGAGATCGTTTGCAAGAATTGCCAATGTCAAATAAGAGAGAGGTGAAAACCAATAGATTCTGAAGAGATGAAGGATTGAAAAGAAGATGAGGATCATCAATCTTCTTGCTAACATTTTGTTTGACTGTACTCTGAATGAGCTTCAATTGGATCTCAATATTTTCAAAGAGACATATTTTTGAAAGATAATATGATCAAGACTATATATTTTTGATTTTATGATAAATCAAAGTTAAATATAATCAGGTCTATTTTGATTTTTAGGATCTTATTACAACAAGACAATTAAGAAAGACAAGTAATTAATTGTCATATATCTTTATAAAATCAAttgctatttttttaaataatatacatATGCACAAGAAGTCATTTAAGTATAGCCAAATTAATACAAGGTCTtcgataaaaaagaaaaaaaattaatacgaGATACTTTGTAAATTTCgtcaaattaatatattattaaaaaataactaaattcaatatattatttttataatcatacaccatttatttaatttatcgtAAATTTAATGTATCAATTAAAAATACACTCATAAATTTAATACATTCACAAATTTAACctgatattaaatatatttcaataaatataaaaagtcttaaaattttaattttttaatttttaattttcatttaaaaaaatatatcaattaaagacatttaaattatacttttatattttttaaaaatagtttcTCTAAAAATATACTTTTCAATAAATTAACTTGCCTTAAAATTTAAGGGATACGGCCATACGAGACCTAAGATTATTAATCTAACATAAACCCAAACAATAAATGATCAACTATTGAATTGCATTTAACCAGATAAAACAGTCAGGTGAAGTTCCGGTGTGATAATTAAGGATGCGCAACAACATTAAAGCTAGTTGTACAAACCGTACACGTGTCTCTTAAAACAGATAcgtaattcatttattttaaacgtCATTTAAACCTTCTGTCTCCTAACTCAGCTTTCCATTAGCTACTTAAAACATCTAACCTGTAACAATCACACACCTCCACCTTCAACCGCGGCGCGTGAAGCATCCCCACCCTTTTTTGCTCGTTCAGCTCGGGTTTTAAGCCACTCCACTACATCCCCGTACACTAAATTCACGTTCTCCTCTGGTTCACCCACTATTTGGTGCCACATTCCTGggtaaatttttaaagttttgtcCCTACTAGCTGCGCGTCGATGCAGCTCCTCCACGCACGCAGGGTCGCACACCACATCATCGGCGCCGTGTACAATCAACAACGGTACTTCCACCTTCTCGAAACTCCCCTGCAGGTCTCTGCAAATCCTTAGCAGCTCTAACGCCGTAGCCGCGCGGGGCCGCGCAACCACCCTCCTCGGGCTTGACACTGCTAACTTTCGCTTCCAAACCTCCTTGAATGAGACATCAGGCAAAGATCCGCGAGTTGGAACCACGCGCCAGGTGGGGATCACCGTAGCTGCTATGAAaagcaaatgctctagtggcCATGGAGGCTTAAACTTATTACTAATTCCACACATAGCTCCGTTCAAAATCAGCCCATCCCACGCGCCCTTCTGACGAAGCGTGATGTACAAAGCTATAGCACCACCCAGTGACTCAGAATACAAAAACGCGGGCAAATTGGGCGCGTGAGCCTCACGAAATTCCTTGAAGAAGTGAATACAATCATCGACAACGGGATTGATATCAGGGATATGGTAGATCAAGCCATCAAGACCATCGGAGAAGCCGTGGCCCTGATGGTCAATTGCACAAACAATGAAACCAGATTGAGCAAAGAGTATAGAAGTCAATTGCACAAACCAGCTGGTCTCGCCTGTGTAGCCATGGACGATGGCGACACAGCCAATGGGTTGAGTTGGAGAGAGAGGAGCCCACCACTGGGTGAAGAGCTTGAGGCCGCGGGAGTTGGTTATGTACTCGGAGGAGTGGGAAACGCCGTGGCGGGCATAAAATTCGTCAGGCGAGAGCGAACCGAAGGGGCTTTGCTCGTTGGCCTCTGCCACCGGGTGCTGCACCGGCATTTTGGTTGTTCCGGAAGGCTAAATTGCGCAGGGTGCGGAAGATACGAGGAGAGGAAACTGTGTCTGAAGTGTGAGAGAGCAAAGGGGGGAGGAGTGTGCGTCTTGCTGTGTTTGAAAGCAGTTGA
This region of Manihot esculenta cultivar AM560-2 chromosome 10, M.esculenta_v8, whole genome shotgun sequence genomic DNA includes:
- the LOC110625377 gene encoding protein disulfide isomerase-like 1-3 isoform X1, producing the protein MLHAPRLKVEVCDCYRDSAGWNQRYRQKWSWKLRPGNIWPAVDEKDVVVLTDNNFSDFVAENHYVMINFYLHECKWCRKLAPEYAAAATMLKGKAVLAKIDSEERELAVKFNVDGWPTLYLLIGGGSHKILYDSNRTRDAIVNWVNRITNISVQNVTTIEEAETILLQAKSNTVLGMLDSLEGEDSEELAAISKVHVDVKFYQTNVDVGNLFSHQIKRPSLVLLKREGLTPTYFAYEGQFTRLAMGEFVSKHKLPSVIPFTLDNAQRIYNNPIKQLWLFAPQQFQDVISIFEEVEKAFKGKLLFVHVETSKKESYIRNICNQFGITEVFPTVVACHKADFGTKKFKYDGEFSLSGIKSFAEDFLADKFLGKLAAAAT
- the LOC122721283 gene encoding V-type proton ATPase subunit G 1-like, translated to MDASRGQTGIQLLLAAEQEAQHIVNAARNAKIARLKQAKEEAEKDIAAFRAHMEAEFQRKLAETSGDSGANVKRLEQETEAKIHHLKTEAARISPGVADMLLKHATTVKN
- the LOC110625377 gene encoding protein disulfide isomerase-like 1-3 isoform X4, giving the protein MLHAPRLKVEVCDCYRDSAGWNQRYRQKWSWKLRPGNIWPAVDEKDVVVLTDNNFSDFVAENHYVMINFYLHECKWCRKLAPEYAAAATMLKGKAVLAKIDSEERELAVKFNVDGWPTLYLLIGGGSHKILYDSNRTRDAIVNWVNRITNISVQNVTTIEEAETILLQAKSNTVLGMLDSLEGEDSEELAAISKVHVDVKFYQTNVDVGNLFSHQIKRPSLVLLKREGLTPTYFAYEGQFTRLAMGEFVSKHKLPSVIPFTLDNAQRIYNNPIKQVRFIYNNFPQVM
- the LOC110625377 gene encoding protein disulfide isomerase-like 1-3 isoform X3, whose product is MLHAPRLKVEVCDCYRDSAGWNQRYRQKWSWKLRPGNIWPAVDEKDVVVLTDNNFSDFVAENHYVMINFYLHECKWCRKLAPEYAAAATMLKGKAVLAKIDSEERELAVKFNVDGWPTLYLLIGGGSHKILYDSNRTRDAIVNWVNRITNISVQNVTTIEEAETILLQAKSNTVLGMLDSLEGEDSEELAAISKVHVDVKFYQTNVDVGNLFSHQIKRPSLVLLKREGLTPTYFAYEGQFTRLAMGEFVSKHKLPSVIPFTLDNAQRIYNNPIKQLWLFAPQQFQDVISIFEEVEKAFKGKLLFVHVETSKKESYIRNICNQFGITEVFPTF
- the LOC110624525 gene encoding tyrosine-specific transport protein, producing MLIFLSLMDIQCMCMSSSSSFLESPKLNNNSCVIPPWLRNHPTNSTNLSFKYKICCYYACAWKCQQQQGTWLARRPFITKAKKAPMDLTEEEPAVKVAEKKGTIAGAVALIIGTSIGSGILALPKKASPAGIIPSSIAVIVCWGFLLVEALLLIEINVGLMRKKRKREDEVELDVISIRTMAQETLGDFGGTLATVIYVFLGYTSMIAYSSKSGEVLFHLINIPESISGGLFTALFTILISIGGTAATDQVNQWLTVSMIGLLLAIEVIAVLFGGWSGLEGNGNWGKIPATVPVIIFSLVYHDLGPVLCAYLGGDLPRLRASVLLGSIVPLLAVLVWNAVALGLSAQTDQVDPIESLMSVRWSGVSYMVEAFSLLAIGTSLIGTLLGFSEFFKEQLKNLSWHSSTTRNLQEPRNLDGLRDWWGRNKISFTAMSIVVVPTLLVSTTVPDAFSAATAIAGGYCMTMLYGILPPAMAWAMYDSERENTSENGLSRARPALVGVGIFASGILVEQIWQDFSALHF
- the LOC110625377 gene encoding caffeoylshikimate esterase isoform X2 codes for the protein MPVQHPVAEANEQSPFGSLSPDEFYARHGVSHSSEYITNSRGLKLFTQWWAPLSPTQPIGCVAIVHGYTGETSWFVQLTSILFAQSGFIVCAIDHQGHGFSDGLDGLIYHIPDINPVVDDCIHFFKEFREAHAPNLPAFLYSESLGGAIALYITLRQKGAWDGLILNGAMCGISNKFKPPWPLEHLLFIAATVIPTWRVVPTRGSLPDVSFKEVWKRKLAVSSPRRVVARPRAATALELLRICRDLQGSFEKVEVPLLIVHGADDVVCDPACVEELHRRAASRDKTLKIYPGMWHQIVGEPEENVNLVYGDVVEWLKTRAERAKKGGDASRAAVEGGGV